The following nucleotide sequence is from Aphelocoma coerulescens isolate FSJ_1873_10779 chromosome 9, UR_Acoe_1.0, whole genome shotgun sequence.
CTTGGTGAGTTTTTGAGCTCTGTTGGCCTTTCCTCAccccttctttcttcttcttttctctcgaACTCTGAGATAATGACGGACATTATGTTAATGGTGTCACTTTATCTACAGTGCTTTGTGGGATATTGAAACTGGCCAGCAGACCACCACGTTCACTGGGCACACTGGAGATGTGATGAGCCTCTCTCTAAGTCCAGACATGAGGACTTTTGTTTCGGGTGCCTGCGATGCCTCCTCGAAGCTTTGGGATATCCGCGATGGAATGTGCAGGCAGTCATTCACAGGGCACGTGTCAGACATTAATGCAGTTTGTGTAAGTGATCCTCTTGTTTCCAcgtgggaagaaagggggaggaTAAAGGCTACATTTGCATGAATTCAGCTTAGACTCTACTGAGCTACCTTGATTTAAAATCAATTAGTTAGGATAGAGAATGTTAAAGTGTATGTAATGGAGAAGGTTGTGTAATAATTTAAAATCTACTTTATAACTGAATTATTATTGCCATTGTCTGTGATGTACTGCGCTGTTCCAGGAATAGTTTCACCTGTGTTTTTATTCAGTAACTGAGACATCACTGTTTTTTAAGAAGAATGGACTAGGGAAACTTTTTGAAGCACGGCAGTGTGTTAAAAACTGAAAACTGTAGATAAATGCAATATACTGAGAGGGTGCAACACAGCCAAGCATCCTCATCTTAAAGATTTTTGTTGAACAAAAAGAGCTTCCAGTGAAATATTCTGGAAGGCAAAGTTAAAATCAGTATTGATGTTGGATATTCCCTGGAATAATTTGGTAATATTTAGAAACTGCATTATATTTCCTCTCTGTCATAGTAACACTATGTTCTGATCTGCAAGGTCCAAGCTCTGGAAAATAGGGAAAGAAATCTAAGTCGAAGCTGCATCTGTTTTTGATAAACATGAAAAATTGTTGAGGCTGAGAAAATACCAAACACATGACCAGTACAAAAATGCAGTTCCTATACTTAGACCTGGACCCTGAGATGTGCTGGGCTCTCTCTATTCCCATTTCAATCAATATCGCTGTTGAGAGAATAACTCGGATTTGGAGTAGATTTTTTAGGAAATTGAATTGCTTGTTTTCAGTCTTCTGTCTTGGCTCAGCCAACCTGGCTGGCCAGCTCAGGATGGAACATTGTGTTCCACTTCAGCCAGGATGTGCAAAACTGGGGTTTGCTCCATTTTGTAGGAGTCAGTGGCATTGCCCTGTGACTCCTGCTACAGCACACGCAGGAACCGCCTGGGTACAATTCCAGTCACTCAGGTGTCCCCAGTGCTGTTCCAGAGGCGCTCCCTTGCATAGCTGTGTACATGCATTTTTTAACATGCAGATATtccttcaaagtaaaacattcTGCCTTTGGTCACCCTGGTGAAATAATCCCGTGGTGTTGTTGAACTAACCCCTGACCAGTGTATTTTTCTGCTGTCAAAGCCTTGTCTCTCCATTAAACCTCGCAGTTCTTCCCCAACGGACACGCGTTTGCCACCGGCTCTGACGACGCCACGTGCCGGCTGTTCGACCTGCGCGCGGACCAGGAGCTGATGATGTATTCCCACGACAACATCATCTGTGGGATCACCTCTGTCGCCTTCTCCAAGAGCGGCCGCCTCCTGCTCGCGGGCTACGACGACTTCAACTGCAACGTCTGGGACACCCTCAAAGGGGAGAGGGCAGGTGAGGACCCGACTGCTGGCAGCTCTTCCGGGGCCTGCACAGCCAAAATCTGTGCAGAATGCAGAGCTGGGGCATTGCCAGTGCTGGTGCTGATGGTGTGGAAGCTGCTTGATTCCTTTTAACACTCTTGGAATGGCATCCTTTTATTGCATTTCGTTGTATCTTCCAGAAGTTACACTGCTTCCAGTTCATCTCCGTGGTGTGAGCAGTAAATGAGTCAGGAGAACAGGCCTGTTCTAGGGCTTTACAGATCTGTGTGCTGGGAGATGCCagttcttgtggctgaggaATGCCCTCCAAAACTGCATCTACAGAAAACGTACTTCACTGAAATTTATGGAATTAAGTAGTGCAAAATTACATGTTTGCATTGACTTTTGCACCCATGAGTGGCAGTAATTCACATGTAGCTACAGGAGTCTTTTTGCTTTGCAAACCCTGCTGTTGGGAAAGAGGGGAAGTGGAAACTTCTGGTCCTTGAATTAGTTACTGGTCAGGACACAGCATGTTTATAGCACAGCtatttctttctcatttcatACAGTACCTTAAATGCTGGGGCCTGGTTCTGTTCTGAACATCAGTTCTGCTGTTCAGACTGAAAATAGATCCTTTTCCTTAGTTCTATGAGACCTGGATGGGGAACCTTGGGAGGGCAGACAAGGGCAAGAAGGGGTATAGGGAAAGCAGAACCAAAGCAGGAAGGAGGCAGGATGATGCTGCTCTTCTCTTTGTCACAATATATGGGGGATTTGCAATCCCTAGGGTTTGCAAAACTTAGGAAACTCAAGGCAGTTAATGTATCCAGGGCTTTGTCAGGAGACATCACATTTGATTTTGGGAGTGCTTGATGGCTGAAATTGTGGACAGCATggcagaaaaggggggaaagccAGTAGAGAGCCTGATTAGGGAGGAGGACATCTTTGGGACAGGAAGGAGAAGTCATAAGGGCAGAGAGAAAAATGGAGGCAATATTGTGTGTACATTTTTACATACCTTATTGTTGGGTTTCTTGATAAGGCTGTTACAGTCTATATGGTTCTTCAgggtaaaaaacaaaaaggaggaTTAAGATCTTGCATTGCATCTTCTTCAGTAAATTTAAGACTTGCTTGGGAGAACAGAGTAACAACTGAAGTCCTTAATATCCTGCAGACACTAAACTTCCATTGCTTCTTCTTTTCCAGGTGTCCTGGCTGGCCATGACAACCGTGTCAGCTGTTTAGGTGTTACTGATGACGGCATGGCTGTAGCTACAGGGTCTTGGGACAGTTTTCTCAGAATCTGGAATTAACTGGGAGCCAAACATGTACATTCTCCATTTGAGATCTGGAGAGATCAATGCTGCAGCCTATAGCTGTGAAATAACATTTCTACCTTGTATTTGCAGGTGAAGTTTTTCTATTCACTGATTATTACACAAAAAGGCTTTCtgtaaactagaaaaaaaatcaagtgaaGAAataggggaggggggaagaaatCACTGACTTTTTAAAAGGGGCCAGCACACATAATCATGGTGACCGACAAACTAAGAGCCAGTCTTTTTGTTTTTGGTGGTTTGGTTAGATTGTCCTTGAAGGGTTTTTGCTTGTGCTCAGTCTGCTAATcctgtactttttttttgtacataACAGAATATACACATTATAGCAGCCAATCATGTAACATTTGTCTGTATGTAAAGAAATATGTTTGCGTTTTTTAAGGAACTACATTTATAGCTTTGCTTTTAACCCGAGATGTCACTTCTGAGTTTTGTAGTGGGTGAACTAGATTgctgttttaaatgtttttgtgaATTTACTGTAGATAAAGTGAAGCCAATGGTATGTATGTGTTTTTTATAATGGAAggcatttgaatttttttttaaaggccctGGAGACTCCCAGTTAATACCTACCGCCTTACTCACTCACTTCTTGACCTGCTTGCCTGTTTTTGATCAGGGGGGTTCTTCCTTCAAGCCAGTGGTTCCTGGTTCATCCATTGGCAGTCATGACCTCCAAACACCAAGGAGTTAATGCCAGGTAGACTTGCACCAACAGCAGAAATaattggaaaataaaataaatccagaAGTTTTAGCTTCCTCCCTGCAGGATTTTGATCAGTTACTCCACGCAGTCTGTGGGTACAGAAGCCAAATGCTGAGTGCTTTCCCTTTGGCTCAGCGCTGGCCAAATGGGTGGGCTTGGCCCTTCACAAGCTCCAGCTGATCTGCACTCACAGTGACTTggctgctgctcagagcccagagcagtgtCTCTGCAGAGCTTGCTCATTCCACACCAACTGAGAATTTCAGGAGGACTTTGCTTAAATTCCTAAAGAGGATTTAACTGTGCAGTTAATTGCTTGTAATCCCCCTCCAAATTCAGGGGTTGCCAAAGCACACCGCAGCCAAAAGTGCTTGTTGTCAGTTCTGTGCAGTGTGAATTACCAGAGGAATTGTGTAACTTAACTGCGCCTGTGTGACCCCTGAGAACTGCCCAGGATAACCTGAAGGGTGTGCTTGTTCTGTGTGGTCACTGAGGGCTGTGCCATGGGTGTTTCTAGGTGCCAGCTGTCCTGCAGCTCCGACACTGTAAATAGCCATTTCTGCTCCTTTGCTGATTTGATTCTGATTTTGATGTCAGTTGCTGAGAAATCTGACCAAGTACAGTTCAGTGCAGAGACAGGAAAATCAAGTGACTGATGCCCATTTgaaactgcccagggaggttgctTCACTTTTTGGTGCCTGGCAGCATGTCTGCGCTCACAGTGGATGTTCCCTTGGGAATCTGAACGTCTGTGGCTATTTTGGAATGGGGGATTAAGTCTATTGGCTTCTCTTAAGtgacttattttaaaaataacgtGAATTTTAAATCACCAGGTTGGAAGATGGTATTAGTCATCATTCATTGGAACTGATGGGGAGTCTGGGTGTTTCTGGGTCAGGTAGTAAAGAGAAGGGCCCAGAATCCTGTAGTATATCCAAATGGATTTCTGGCTGAGATGACTTTTGTCAAGTTTCTGGTATTTTTTAATCCTAAATTTCAGTACTTCCAGACTGTGCCTGTAAACTTGCCATGTCTATAATGGTGAAGGTGCCAATAAATGTACCAGTCAATCACGGTAAATTCACttttaaagtaagaaaaaagGCGCTTCTTATACTGGAGAAGGAACATTTCCTAACAGCAGCCTGTGGTGTAGGACCAAAATCCCACTGTATAGTGTCTCACAGGAATTCCTcagcattttgctttgtgaTCTCTCTGCATTAACAGAACTATTATGGAATTCTTGTAACTCTCTTAAGTGAGCAGCTCTTTGGGATCTTGCAGACTCAGTTTATTTTTTAGTGGtgcacttgatttttttttttttttttttaactcacagCTGCCTTGAGTGAATCATTCTGGAAATTTGTTACTAAggaattttaagaaaatattctttttctaaaaaaatttttttccgtAGAAGTGTGTTTTGAACCAATTTCCTAGTCAACACCTTTGCCAAGACCGGTGCCATTTTTACATTCTGGTATTAAAACTGGTTTCTACTTGTGAAACTCCAAAACCAATTTTACAGCTGTATATAACTTTTCTTACCAGTTCAGGTAGCCTGTCACAGTGATAGTGGCTCTTGTACAGGTATTACTGCCAATAACTTCACTGTCATTGTTGGATGGCTTTTGCCTCTTGGAttcagctgcttttaaaataaatactaagGAATGCCAACTATTTGCTGAGGTGTCCAACAGCAtcccagagctctgcctgcccctgctcctCGGTCACCCCAGGTCTGAGGGTCTCTGGTGTCGGTACACGTGAGACCCGGGAGAAACCTGAGCACAACGGGGGAAACGGCGTCTGGTGTGGCTTTGGAGCTTGTGGGAAGCCTGTGATAGATCCTGCCCAGGTGACGTTTGCTGTTCCAGTACTGCCCTGGCTGTGGGTTAGTTTTCAAGCCTGCACATTCCAGTACCACAGGTACTGTGTGATGCCATGGAATGACTGAGGCTCTGGCATTCCCTTTTTCAAACGGCTGGCAGGGACCTCTTGAGGTTGATGCCCCAGCTGAAGTGGAGGTGGCTTTTATGGTAGAAGCTCAAACTCCTcctaaaagaaggaaggaaataaaatgacCCTTGATAGGTTTTACTTAAAAGGTTTTACACCAGCTTTGAATTTCAAGGAAACTGGTGTGCCTGCAGTTGTTGTGGGCCCATGTGTGCAGCTTGTGTGACTTCTGACTCTGCACTGTGACAGCAAACTCGCTCACAGCAGGTCTTGCAGCATGAGTGGGCACATCTTCACTGGCTTTAAAAGTTTGCAGCCAAACTTCATCCTTAGCTGAATTTCAAATAAGTTGTGTCATTACTGAACTGGAGTAACCAAGAGCATTGTGCCAAACAGTGGCAGAGTAACTCTTGCCCAGCCTCTCTTCTAAAGGCAGTCGGTTATGGCTCGGGAAGCAGAACCATGTGCTTGGTGTaacaagatttattttattctggtaGTTTGTCAGCATTTTCTAATGTGATTTGACTTTGCAATAGAGAGTTCTCCCTTCAGGCAAGTGCCCAGCCTGGGTGTGTTCCCATCTAGCCTTGGATGGCTGTTTATTGGTGGAGAAAGCGGTTGAGATTCTGGAAACCACAGAAAGCTGCTGTGGCTTCGTGCTGATGTTTGCTCGTGTACTTCAGTAATGGGGCCTGGTTCCCTCTGTCTCCAGcctttttccttccaaacactGCTGTCCTCTGCTGTGCTGAACTGCAGATccatggcagtgctggcagagctggcagctccaTGTATTGACAGGATTTGTACCATTCCAAAGGGAACATGGATTAAAGAGGACAGGGCCTGACCTTGCCTTGGCAAagctgagctggagcagcagcaggtcccAGTGTGTCCTTACTGTAATGCATGGGTTGGAAGTAGTTGACTCCTTACTTCAGTTGTGTAACTGCTTGTCCCACAATGAAGTTCGCATTAATTACTTCAAGGTGGAATGAAAACA
It contains:
- the GNB4 gene encoding guanine nucleotide-binding protein subunit beta-4, with protein sequence MSELEQLRQEAEQLRNQIRDARKACSDTTLAQITTSLDSVGRIQMRTRRTLRGHLAKIYAMHWGSDSRLLVSASQDGKLIIWDSYTTNKMHAIPLRSSWVMTCAYAPSGNYVACGGLDNICSIYNLKTREGNVRVSRELPGHTGYLSCCRFLDDNQIVTSSGDTTCALWDIETGQQTTTFTGHTGDVMSLSLSPDMRTFVSGACDASSKLWDIRDGMCRQSFTGHVSDINAVCFFPNGHAFATGSDDATCRLFDLRADQELMMYSHDNIICGITSVAFSKSGRLLLAGYDDFNCNVWDTLKGERAGVLAGHDNRVSCLGVTDDGMAVATGSWDSFLRIWN